TCAGCTAAAATCTTGTACTTGGTGACACATTTCTgagctgaataaaaaatgatgaGAGGTTAGGAACATGTGCTTTGATgcaaaaatgtacttaattCTCTGTTGTACTTAAACCTACTAGTGCTATCATAAAGCctattttttaatattctatGTGATAAAGCTTTagtctgattaaaaaaaaaaatctgaccaaaattagttctttttttctgatctaTATACCAAATTGGTGCAttgcttaatgttttttttttaattcacattaataattattgaccatcacatttcatgttttatcatttcttttctgtttctagaTTGAGGGACAAATCATAGAAGTACCAGCAGGACCACAACCTCCAAATCCCTCAGCCAAGTGTCCTATCTATAGATGGAACCTGCAACACAAATACAACTACACTGTAATGCTCCAGAAATGCCTCCAGAATAATCCTATCATTATGGCTGCATCACTTGTTAGAGATACTTCATTGTCTCCGTTCTAATTCCCCAGGACGTCTTATTGCTCAGTCAGTTCATCAGGTCGGACGGGGGGATGCTGCCCAGACGAATCACCGGTCTTTGTTTGGAGGAGCATCGCAAGATTGCCATCTGTGTGCAGATGGCGCACAGAGCAGGTGAGCGTCTAGCTGGATAAAGCGAAGCTTGGATTTACTgaggtgtttctgtgtttttaggtTCTGTTTTGCTGGGAATATGTGGCAATCATGAAAAGTCATTGTGGTTTATATGCAGATTAGTAGAAGTAAAGCTTCATCTGCTGGTTGGGTACAATAAACAAGAACATTCTTCGTCATAGCAAAAGAGGCTTCTTTTTTCTAGCCACTTAAGTTGCACAACAAAACgggaaaaaaatggaactgGGAATAGGCGTGGAACTTTGTCAAGTTGCATTTGAAATATCTaacatagaaaaatgttttttttttagttttttttttaagacaaacaaaaccaaagtgtGGAGTACAATAGAACTAAAACTGGCATTCTCTTTGAGGTCTACCAGTGTTACAAATACTAACGCTATTAGTGATTTTTCCCTTTGAGTTTAGCTGGTTTTACTGACGTATTTGAATGTTACCATTGCAAAACACTGGTATTATTATTGGTGACTGTGTTTTAAGTAtctgcaaatagatgcatattTCTTCAGTTATATAAAAGTGGGAAATGATTGAAGAACTAATCCTgggaatatttatttagaatatttagaatatttatcCTTGTAAAAATAATTGGCACCTTCCAATTACAAAAGTCCTCTATTGATGTAAGGTGGATATCAAACGTATCACCTGCTAACTTAGACTTTTTCCTGGTGTAAATTCCTACCCTGGTGAACTGATTTGCAGTGGAAACATacttttttgagtaaaaatgaaaaagatattactgttttattattttaggcATCTGGTTTATCTGCTAAACAGCGTTTAAGCTAGGCGAGTTGCTGTAACCTCCTTGAGTATTCTACATAAAGCAAGCaaagttggaaaacaaacaaacaaaaacaaacaaacaaaaacaaaaaatatgtatatatatgtgtatatatatacatatatatatgtgcatatatatacgtatatatatacgtgtatatgtgtgtgtatatatatatatacacatatatatatatgtgtatatatatatatatatatatatatacatacatacatatatatacgtgtatatatatatgtataactatatccatccatccatccattttctgttcaccctttgtccctaatggggttgggagggttgctggtgtctatctccagctacgttccaggcgagaggcggggtcaccctggacaggtcgccagtctgtcgcagggcaacacagagacatacaggacaaacaaccattcacacacacactcacacctagggagaatttatatatatatatatatatatatatatatatatatatatatatatatatatatatacatatatatatatggtgaaCTTAATTCTACTTACTTCTGCACTCTAGCGCCAACATTATAATCTGActaattccaaaataaaaaataaatttgacatattttgacTATGGATGGGTTCAAGGACCCATTTgaacagggattttttttttattgttttttttgtttgtgtttaaggTCTGCTGCCTGACCACAAACCCAAACTTCCAGAGGGTCACGTCCCAAAGAGACCCAAACCCCAACTGAACAGGTGCTGCTTTGCGTCTGTGGCAGcttgtgtttttccttcattaTCTACATGCGTTCTTGTCTGGTTTAATGCTACAAAACATTCTTTTCACATCTGTGTTTGGTTAACAGGTACTTGACTCGCTGGTCCATTGGTTCAGTGAAACCCATCTATAAGAAAGGACTGAAGTGGTGCAAGAAGCGCATGGATGTAGGTCACCCAGCACTGAAGAACAACGTGCGGTACGGTTTCAGGCCGCTGTACATAAAGCAGTGAAGGACAGAAAGGACAGATCAGCTGGAGGAGGCGGGGTCTTCggtttttatttgatgtaatcTGGATTTATGTCATAAAGGCGTGGGAGAAAGCCGTCTGAAGCAtaacttttgtttattaatcTGCATCAGACCTATTATGAGTCATTATCAGCCCCACCCAGAACCATCTTTCCTGACCTTCAAAACATTCTCCAACAACTTCTTGTCACCAACAACCGAGCTCAGTGTTACACTTTCAAAGTAGGTGGTATGTTGATTGTGTCAACACAACGCAAAAcagatgtttaaataaaatgacaatttttgcTCTCACTCTCACCATGCGTTTACTGTGTAACAATAGCTTTTGTAGAAGCGAACTGAAAGGCTCATTGTTAACTGATCTCAGTTACTCttaagaccaaaaaaaacatttagaagtctgagataaaaaaaacccccagcaaGTTTATATTACAGCATGAAAGGAAGGTCCTGGTTTTTCAGCCCGTTGCCGATGTAGATGTATCCATGTTGTGGCGTATTTGGCACATGGTAGAAAGTGAGTCCCAACCACAGGAGGCTACGCAGCATACACACTCTGCTGGCACACTCAAACTGAAGACTCCACGATCCTAAACACAAACACGGCAAACCTGTAAACAGTTGGCATTAAACCACAGGAAGTTGCTACATCCTGCTTTCTGCATTGAAGTGAATCCCGCAGTAATCTTTGGGAACACTATCTTGTTCACATGTAGAAAACTGCCAAGGGATACACTAATAAATCATCCCTTTGTGCGTTTTGATGTCTGCCGCCAAGCTCGTTTCTCACCATGTTTGGGTGGGACCGTCAACACGAGGGACATGGGAGTTGAACGAGAGCTGGATTGGCCAGTACGAAAACATTCGATTACACAAAAGAGAGGCAATTCTGATTAGCCAGCTTTTCCCAACGCTGTTTGTTTTGGACAGATCTTACGAATATGAtgaaagtcaaagtaaaaaactGCCATGGATGCTTTATTATGCAAGACGCAACTCATCATAACTGTTGCGGGGAAAAACAAAAGCGCAGTAAATAAAGCTGTGAACGAGGAGGGAGCCAAGGTCTGAGAAAGCCCCTGTATTTTGGCGCagatatgtttgttttcctcccccATCTTAGGGATCATTTCTAAATATGCACTCCTTATCGTTTTCAGTGAGAACTCTCAACCTGTTTCAGCGAAGGCTGGAGCGAGCGTCGTGCTGAAGCAGCTGCGTGCTGTCTGCTGCAGTGACGACACCGCTCGCGTAAACAAATGCACATGTGGAAGTTCTCCTGAGGCAGACATCTGTTAAGTGTTTGCTTGTGGGTACTAAACATTTCTTCCAGTCCTCAGACATGCACATAGTTTTACACCCAGGACCTCGCTGAGCATGTTCGCTCACGCCTGGACGGGATCCAGCGACAAACCCCAGTGTCGTGTTGACATGACTGTGCATATCTAAATTCGCACGACTGATTATACAGCATTTGTGGTTTAATGTTTGCCTCCTGAATttggcttttcttcttcttctttttttttttccattccatGGAACACTTTTGGCTGGCGacactaaaaaaagaaactaaagctAACTATCTCATTCCATCTACGTTTTGCACATTCAGTGGAATATTTCATTGCTTCACAGTGGTGGAGAAAAAAGACAGCAAGTTTTGGAACATACCAAAACGTGACCGTCAACCTGTGAACTGACAGGTTGGGTAAGGAGAACAATAGATGATGAGAGCACTGCAGCTTTACCTTTAGGAATGTCGTCACTAAGGACATCCAGGAAGTCGATGGCTGGACACCAGTCCCCCATCCTTTCGAGATATAAAGTGTTTCCTCTCTTCGGTTCACGTAAGTGTAGAAAATTGTCAAGCTGCCTCGCTTCTGATTCAGAAAGACCTAAGAAGACAACAGAAAATTCACATTGAGATACAACTGGAACAAAACAAGAATGTGTCTAAATACACAAAGTAGCCAAAGATATTGTAAACAAAGATGATGCCTCCTTGAAATTTCTACCCTGTCTAGCCACTTCAATCAAAAATGATTCTGAGGTTCTTTAACAGAGGATGTCTGAGTCATTTGCATTCTTTGCATGATGCACAGTAAGCCAGAGGAATCTGCACCACAAGATTTACAATAAAGTTACCCTCAAAACTGCGGTTGACATGGACAGGGCCAAGTGGAGTCCTGATGAAGGCACCTCGGGGCACCACAGACACATCTTCATCGATCTGTTGAATAGTCACCGCCAGTCTGTTCTCTTCACTTGATTTGATCTGTAACCAAGAAGGGACGCAATGacttcacagaaaacacagatatGATTAAAAGAGACTTTAAAAGTAACCCTTGTTGTTGATGATCTGGTATGGAGTTTAAGAAGCAAGAAACTTCATTATAATATTGGTAAATGCAATCCCCATGTCAGAAAATACAGTTTGGAGTGC
The Gambusia affinis linkage group LG22, SWU_Gaff_1.0, whole genome shotgun sequence DNA segment above includes these coding regions:
- the rsph9 gene encoding radial spoke head protein 9 homolog, yielding MDSNSLSYSLDFIASSGRILNVEQRTALQTSMLILKKNYNFKRVMFWGKVLGIKQDYFIAQGRGEDEIKNRTYLYSFNCMDWLLLPTVSESMIEEVAKTARGHFTGDPSFVYEHNLYFQIETEEEGENNVIKSSEENRLAVTIQQIDEDVSVVPRGAFIRTPLGPVHVNRSFEGLSESEARQLDNFLHLREPKRGNTLYLERMGDWCPAIDFLDVLSDDIPKGSWSLQFECASRVCMLRSLLWLGLTFYHVPNTPQHGYIYIGNGLKNQDLPFML
- the mrps18a gene encoding 39S ribosomal protein S18a, mitochondrial, which produces MAARSMLRSIWTSFAGLKQSFTGTSVNSLCRVNVPQISAVAMQTRGIRQVVEKKEGNTTTIEGQIIEVPAGPQPPNPSAKCPIYRWNLQHKYNYTDVLLLSQFIRSDGGMLPRRITGLCLEEHRKIAICVQMAHRAGLLPDHKPKLPEGHVPKRPKPQLNRYLTRWSIGSVKPIYKKGLKWCKKRMDVGHPALKNNVRYGFRPLYIKQ